A single Salmo salar chromosome ssa19, Ssal_v3.1, whole genome shotgun sequence DNA region contains:
- the olfm3a gene encoding noelin-3a, whose product MRALFSVLYPVISITVFGLYPSMTIGPKEGWQVYSSAQDADGRCICTVVAPEQNLCSRDAKGRQLRQLLEKVQNMSQSIEVLNLRTQRDFQYVMKMENQMKGLRTKFRQVEDDRKTIMAKNFQELKEKMDELQPLIPVLEQYKTDAQLISSFKEEIRNLSMVLTAIQEEMGAYDYDELYQRVLRLDSRLRNCMGKLTCGKLMKITGPVTIKTSGTRFGAWMTDPQASQRNNRVWYMDSYTNSKIVREYKTMEDFVANVVSRTYNLPFKWEGTGHVVYNGSLYYNKYQSNIIVKYSFETGRVLAQRALEYAGFHNTYPYSWGGYSDIDVMADELGMWVVYATNQNAGNIVIAQMDPDTLEVQKTWNTEYSKRNAGESFMICGTLYITNSHLTGAKVYYSYSTKTSSYEYTDIPFHNQYFHMSMLDYNARERALYAWNNGHQVLFNVTLFHVIKTEDDS is encoded by the exons aCAATTGGGCCTAAGGAGGGTTGGCAGGTGTACAGCTCTGCCCAGGATGCCGATGGTCGGTGTATCTGCACGGTGGTGGCACCTGAACAGAACCTCTGCTCCAGAGATGCCAAGGGAAGACAGCTCCGCCAGCTACTGGAGAAG GTGCAGAACATGTCCCAGTCCATTGAGGTGTTGAACCTACGGACTCAGAGGGACTTCCAGTATGTCATGAAGATGGAGAATCAGATGAAAGGGCTCCGGACCAAGTTCAGACAGGTAGAAGATGACAGGAAGACTATTATGGCCAAGAACTTCCAG GAGCTCAAGGAGAAGATGGATGAGCTGCAGCCTCTGATCCCTGTGTTGGAACAGTACAAGACAGACGCCCAGCTCATCTCCTCCTTTAAAGAGGAGATCAGAAACCTGTCCATGGTGCTCACAGCTATCCAGGAGGAGATGGGGGCATACGACTATGACGAGCTCTACCAGAGGGTGCTGAGACTGGACAGCAGGCTCCGCAACTGCATGGGCAAACTCA CATGTGGGAAATTAATGAAAATCACTGGACCTGTAACAATAAAGACATCTGGCACCCGGTTTGGGGCATGGATGACTGATCCACAGGCCTCTCAGAGAAACAACAGG GTCTGGTACATGGACAGCTACACCAACAGTAAGATTGTCCGTGAGTACAAGACCATGGAAGACTTTGTGGCTAATGTGGTGTCTCGAACCTACAACCTTCCATTTAAATGGGAGGGAACCGGTCACGTGGTATACAATGGATCCCTGTACTACAACAAGTATCAGAGTAACATCATCGTGAAGTACAGTTTTGAGACGGGTCGGGTGCTGGCTCAGCGGGCTCTGGAGTACGCCGGCTTCCACAATACCTACCCCTACTCCTGGGGCGGATACTCCGACATCGATGTCATGGCCGACGAACTGGGCATGTGGGTGGTGTACGCAACCAATCAGAACGCGGGAAATATCGTCATTGCCCAGATGGACCCGGACACCCTGGAAGTCCAGAAGACATGGAACACGGAATATTCCAAACGGAATGCGGGGGAATCCTTTATGATCTGCGGAACACTCTACATCACCAACTCTCACCTGACTGGTGCTAAGGTTTACTACTCATATTCCACCAAGACCTCCAGCTATGAGTACACAGACATCCCCTTCCACAACCAGTACTTTCACATGTCCATGTTGGACTATAACGCCAGGGAGAGGGCGCTCTATGCCTGGAACAATggacaccaggtgctgttcaaTGTCACTCTGTTCCACGTCATCAAAACCGAAGATGACTCCTAG